Proteins found in one Planctomycetes bacterium MalM25 genomic segment:
- the hdaH gene encoding Histone deacetylase-like amidohydrolase, which yields MTLLYYDPHFRRHETGGHPECPARIEQVIARLEGGGQADRCERPDWRPAADQRLLRCHEADYLAAVRALASRGGGRAEVDTVVSPASMDVAALAAGAACDAVERVVRGEHHRAFCAIRPPGHHALREGAMGFCLLGNVAVAARVALDELDLERVLIVDWDVHHGNGTQAEFYDDPRVGFFSIHRWPFYPGTGESSETGSGDGLGFNKNLPITMGASRDRCTSLFARELGDFADKLRPQLVLLSAGFDAHATDPVGSLGWEVEDFVSLTQTAIDIAAVHSEGRLVSVLEGGYNPPVLGECVAAHLDEFLERDADESLDESAD from the coding sequence ATGACGCTCCTTTACTACGACCCGCATTTCCGGCGCCACGAGACCGGCGGGCACCCCGAGTGCCCGGCCCGGATCGAGCAGGTCATCGCCCGCCTGGAGGGGGGCGGACAGGCCGATCGCTGCGAGCGGCCCGATTGGCGCCCCGCGGCCGACCAGCGGCTCCTCCGCTGCCACGAAGCCGACTACCTCGCCGCGGTCCGGGCGCTCGCCTCGCGAGGAGGGGGCCGGGCGGAGGTCGATACGGTGGTCAGCCCCGCCTCGATGGACGTGGCGGCCCTGGCCGCGGGGGCGGCTTGCGATGCGGTCGAGCGCGTCGTCCGGGGCGAGCACCACCGCGCCTTCTGCGCGATCCGCCCGCCGGGTCACCACGCGCTCCGCGAGGGGGCCATGGGCTTCTGCTTGCTGGGCAACGTGGCGGTCGCCGCCCGTGTGGCGCTCGACGAGCTCGATCTCGAGCGCGTCCTGATCGTCGATTGGGACGTCCACCACGGCAACGGAACGCAGGCCGAGTTCTACGACGACCCGCGTGTCGGCTTCTTCAGCATCCACCGCTGGCCTTTCTATCCCGGCACGGGCGAGTCGAGCGAAACGGGCTCGGGCGACGGCCTCGGCTTTAACAAGAACCTGCCCATCACCATGGGGGCGTCGCGCGACCGCTGCACGAGCCTCTTCGCGCGCGAGCTGGGCGACTTCGCCGACAAGCTGCGCCCGCAGCTGGTGCTGCTCAGCGCCGGGTTCGATGCGCACGCGACCGACCCGGTCGGCTCGCTCGGCTGGGAGGTCGAGGACTTCGTGAGCCTCACGCAAACGGCGATCGACATCGCCGCGGTCCACAGCGAAGGCCGCCTCGTGAGTGTGCTCGAAGGGGGTTACAACCCGCCCGTGCTGGGGGAGTGTGTCGCGGCCCATTTGGATGAATTCCTGGAGCGCGACGCCGACGAATCGTTGGACGAATCGGCCGATTAG